In Chitinophagales bacterium, the sequence GCCTATTACTACCACTTTCCTTTTTTCATCTATATCTTTTTTGTTAATCATTCTGCCTTCTATAATATTGAAGTTTTGTATATGACTGAAATCTTGATTAACTCCCTGCAAATTGTACGAACCATTTTTTTTACCTCTACTAATAATTATTCCCCAAAAACCTAAGCGTGGTGTAATATATTCTACACCTTCCACTTTGCTTTTAAGTAAATTAATATCATCTATATCTAATTCTATTCTTCTGCCCGGGGGCAAACCATTGTAGGGCATAGAGGTTTTCCAGCTCCACAAAAACATAGAATTATTAGCCAGTCCTTCAAAGTTTTGCATTACGCCATTTTCTAAGCCTTTGCCTGCACCCAAAAGAAAAACTAACATAAAAATACCCCAGCCAACCAATATAGACATTAAGCTGGTTCTAAACTTATGCTGCCAAAGACTGCTCCCTATTTCTTGCCATGTTTCTAAATCAAACATTTTGTACTAAACCGTCTTTAAGTTGAATAATTCTATTGGTATTATTGGCTACTTCTTTATCGTGGGTAACAATAATTATAGTCATACCTTCTTTATTTACTTCTTTAAATAAAGTTATAATTTCTTTAGAAGTGTTAGAATCTAAAGCACCTGTAGGCTCATCGGCTAATATTAATCTTGGATTTCCTACTAAGGCTCTGGCTATAGAAACTCTTTGATTTTGCCCTCCCGATAATTCATTAGGAAGATGATTCCAGCGGTCGCCCAAACCTACACGCTCTAAATAATCTCTTGCTATTTTATTCCTTTCCTTTCGTTTTATGCCTTTGTAGTAAAGCGGAAGTGCCACATTTTCCATTGCATTTTTAAAGGGAAGTAAATTAAACGATTGAAATACAAAACCCAAGTAATGGTTTCTATATTGTGCCGATTGCACTTGCGATAAATCTTTTATTAAAGTATCGCCCAGCCAGTATTCGCCTTCATTATAGTTATCTAAAATACCAAGCACATTTAGCAAGGTAGATTTCCCGGAACCCGAAGGTCCCATTATAGAAACAAAATCGCCTTGGCTAACGGTTAAATCTATACCTTTCAGCACTTTTAATTCTTGCGTTCCTGTTTTATAGCTTTTATGTAGGTTTTTTATAGTAACCATATCAATTAATGGGAGATGAATATAAGTAAATTTTTCTATTCTATGTTTTTTCTATGATAGCTTAGGGTTTATTAACAAAATAGCCTTTGGTATATTCTAACTGCTAATTGACTAATAAATTGTTTGAAGAAAAGGGTAAATTCAAAATAGTTTGCAATAAGAAACAATATAAAAATGACAGTATAATTATTTTTTATCTTTATTATTAATCCTGTGGTCGTAAAATTCATTTATAAAAGCCAACACTAACCCTATACCCATAATTACATAAAAAACAGTAAATATTTTACCTGCATTTGTTTGTGGGCTAAAATCGCCATAACCTACTGTTGTTAATGTAATAACTGAAAAGTAAAAAGAATCTAACCAGTTCCATTTTTCAATAAAGTGATAAAATACCGTACCCACAGATAGTGTAAGTATTGTTGCTATAATCAACCCTCTATTTTTGCTACTTCTAAAAAAACTATTTTTATCAAACAGCATAAAACAAGATTTTACAAGTCAAATTTTATTCCCTGTGCCAATGGTACTGTTTTACCATAATTAATAGTATTAGTTTGTCTTCGCATATAAGCTTTCCATGCGTCTGATCCGGACTCTCTGCCACCTCCTGTTTCTTTTTCTCCACCAAAAGCTCCACCTATTTCTGCTCCGCTGGTACCTATATTTACATTAGCTATACCACAATCGCTACCTGCCGAGCTTAAAAACTCTTCCATTTCAATCATATTAGTCGTCATAATGGCAGAGCTAAGTCCTTGAGGTACATTATTTTGCATAGCTATGGCATCTTCTATATTTTTGTACTTCATTACATATAGTATAGGAGCAAATGTTTCGTGTTGTACTATTTTATAATAATTTTCTACTTCCGCAATACAAGGTTTTACAAAACAGCCACTTTCATAATTATTGCCTTCTAATACTCCTCCTTCTACTATAAAGTTTCCACCTTCTTCTTTCACTTTTTCTATACTATTTAGGTAAGCTTTTACAGCCTCTTTATCTATTAACGGTCCTACATGGTTGTATTCGTTTAAAGGATCTCCTATTTTTAATTGCCCATAAGCTTTTTTAAGTGTTTCGGTTACTTTATTATAAATACTTTCATGAATAATTAACCTACGAGTAGAAGTACAACGCTGCCCACAGGTGCCTACTGCTCCAAATACTGCTCCTACTAAAGTAGCATCTAAATCGGCACTTTCTGTTATAATAATAGCATTATTTCCACCTAACTCCAATAAACTTCTTCCCAATCTTTCTCCTACTGCTCTGCCCACGGCTTTTCCCATTCTGGTGCTTCCCGTAGCAGAAACTAAAGGTACTCTGTTATCGTGGCTTAACAATTCGCCTATTTTATAATCTCCATTAACTATACATGAAACGCCTTCCGGAACATTATTTTTCTTAAAAACTTCTTTTACAATATTTTGGCAGGCAATACTACACAAAGGCACTTTTTCTGAAGGTTTCCAAACGCAAACATCTCCGCACACCCATGCTAAAGCGGCATTCCAACTCCATACTGCTACAGGAAAATTAAATGCCGAAATAATACCCACTATTCCTATGGGATGCCATTGTTCATACATTCGGTGGTTTGGTCTTTCAGAGTGCATGGTTAAACCGTGTAATTGTCGGGAAAGACCAACGGCAAAATCGCAAATATCTATCATTTCTTGCACTTCACCATAGCCTTCTTGTAGGCTTTTTCCCATTTCGTAGGAAACCAGTTTACCTAAAGCATCCTTATGTTTACGTAGTGCCTCGCCTACTTGGCGTACCACTTCTCCCCTTTTTGGTGCCGGCCATTTTCGCCATTCTACAAAAGCTTGCTGAGCTGTTTCTATAACCTTGTTATAATCATCTTTAGATGCACTTGTAGATTTAGCTATTAAACTACCATCTACAGGAGTATAAGAATTTATTGTTTCTCCATTTCCTTTTAAGAAATTAGAGCCTGTGCTAACACCTAAATTTTCTTGATTTATTCCTAATTCTTGCAAAAAATCTTTCATTATTGTGGTTTTGTTTGTTTGATAGCAAAGATAAGATTTATATATTAACCTAACTTAGGTTATTAACTTAACTTGGGTTATAAATGCAAAAAATGAGATGACTTTTATAAGGTTAAAAGAACAAGTGTAGTACAAAATTCCTTATTTAGTGCAAGAAGATTAACCGAACTCAGGTTTAAAATTAAACATTACCTTTGCCACACAATGTTTAATAGGAAATTTGATAAAAACACATTTTCAAAACTCAATGTATTAGTAATAGGCGATGCTATGATAGACGCTTATTATTATGGCAAAATAAACAGGCAAAGCCCGGAGGCAAATGTTCCTATTGTAGAAATAGACAATAAGGAAAACAGATTAGGCGGAGCGGCAAATGTTGCTTTAAATATTGCTACACTTGGGGCAAAAGCTCATTTAATGTGTTTTAAAGGAAATGATAATAATGCAGATGAATTGGAAAAAATGTTGCAGAAGTGCCAAATTAAGTATGTTCCTATTCCTTGCAATAGAAAAACTACCGTAAAAGCCAGAGTTTATAATGGCAATGAGTATGTGCTTCGCTTAGATGAAGAAGACACTTTTGGTATTAAGGAGCAGGAACTGCAAGTGCTTGAAAAATCACTAAATAATTTTTTGAGTTTAAATGAAATTGATACTGCCATATTACAAGATTATAACAAAGGATTTTTTACCAAAGAAAGCATTGCTATAATTTGTCAGTTATTGTATAAAATGAATATTCCATTTACGGTTGACCCTAAAAAAGATAATTTTTTTGCATACCGAAATGCTACTTTATTTAAGCCAAATTTAAAGGAGATAAACTGGGCGTTAGAATCTAAAATTGAAGGAACTGATTTTGAAAACATTAAAAATGCTTGCAGTAAATTAATAGTTAGAAATAGCAGTAAAAATATATTAGTAACCTTAGCAGAAAATGGAGCAATAGCTGTTAACAGTTCAGAAAGCTATTATGAAAAAGCACATAAAAGAAATGTGATAGACGTAAGCGGTGCTGGCGATACCGTTATAGCCGTGGCAAGTTTGCTTTTAGCATTAAATGCTCCTTTAAATGAAATTTTGTATTATAGCAATTTGGCAGGAGGATTAGTTATAGAAGAGAGAGGAGTGCAAGCCTTAAAAATTTGGAAATTAGCTAACAAAGAAAATTAATAAATGGTA encodes:
- a CDS encoding ABC transporter ATP-binding protein, which produces MVTIKNLHKSYKTGTQELKVLKGIDLTVSQGDFVSIMGPSGSGKSTLLNVLGILDNYNEGEYWLGDTLIKDLSQVQSAQYRNHYLGFVFQSFNLLPFKNAMENVALPLYYKGIKRKERNKIARDYLERVGLGDRWNHLPNELSGGQNQRVSIARALVGNPRLILADEPTGALDSNTSKEIITLFKEVNKEGMTIIIVTHDKEVANNTNRIIQLKDGLVQNV
- a CDS encoding two pore domain potassium channel family protein — its product is MLFDKNSFFRSSKNRGLIIATILTLSVGTVFYHFIEKWNWLDSFYFSVITLTTVGYGDFSPQTNAGKIFTVFYVIMGIGLVLAFINEFYDHRINNKDKK
- a CDS encoding aldehyde dehydrogenase family protein, whose protein sequence is MKDFLQELGINQENLGVSTGSNFLKGNGETINSYTPVDGSLIAKSTSASKDDYNKVIETAQQAFVEWRKWPAPKRGEVVRQVGEALRKHKDALGKLVSYEMGKSLQEGYGEVQEMIDICDFAVGLSRQLHGLTMHSERPNHRMYEQWHPIGIVGIISAFNFPVAVWSWNAALAWVCGDVCVWKPSEKVPLCSIACQNIVKEVFKKNNVPEGVSCIVNGDYKIGELLSHDNRVPLVSATGSTRMGKAVGRAVGERLGRSLLELGGNNAIIITESADLDATLVGAVFGAVGTCGQRCTSTRRLIIHESIYNKVTETLKKAYGQLKIGDPLNEYNHVGPLIDKEAVKAYLNSIEKVKEEGGNFIVEGGVLEGNNYESGCFVKPCIAEVENYYKIVQHETFAPILYVMKYKNIEDAIAMQNNVPQGLSSAIMTTNMIEMEEFLSSAGSDCGIANVNIGTSGAEIGGAFGGEKETGGGRESGSDAWKAYMRRQTNTINYGKTVPLAQGIKFDL
- a CDS encoding D-glycero-beta-D-manno-heptose-7-phosphate kinase, whose protein sequence is MFNRKFDKNTFSKLNVLVIGDAMIDAYYYGKINRQSPEANVPIVEIDNKENRLGGAANVALNIATLGAKAHLMCFKGNDNNADELEKMLQKCQIKYVPIPCNRKTTVKARVYNGNEYVLRLDEEDTFGIKEQELQVLEKSLNNFLSLNEIDTAILQDYNKGFFTKESIAIICQLLYKMNIPFTVDPKKDNFFAYRNATLFKPNLKEINWALESKIEGTDFENIKNACSKLIVRNSSKNILVTLAENGAIAVNSSESYYEKAHKRNVIDVSGAGDTVIAVASLLLALNAPLNEILYYSNLAGGLVIEERGVQALKIWKLANKEN